One window of Enterobacter sp. RHBSTW-00175 genomic DNA carries:
- a CDS encoding M48 family metallopeptidase, with protein MKMRAIVLALGTTLLLSGCQNMDSNGLMTSGAEAFQAYSLSDAQVKALSDQACKDMDGKATIAPASSTYAQRLNKIASALGDNINGQPVNYKVYMAKDVNAFAMANGCIRVYSGLMDMMNDNEVEAVIGHEMGHVALGHVKKGMQVALGTNAVRAAAASAGGIVGSLSQSQLGDMGEKLVNSQFSQRQESEADDYSYDLLRKRGINPSGLATSFEKLAKQEAGRQSSMFDDHPASEERAQHIRDRMAADGIK; from the coding sequence ATGAAAATGCGTGCAATTGTGCTGGCCCTGGGTACAACTCTCCTGCTGAGCGGCTGTCAGAATATGGATTCTAATGGTCTGATGACCTCTGGCGCGGAAGCATTTCAGGCATATTCCCTGAGCGATGCGCAGGTAAAAGCGTTGAGCGACCAGGCCTGTAAAGATATGGACGGAAAAGCCACTATCGCCCCTGCCAGCAGCACATACGCGCAGCGTCTGAATAAGATAGCCTCCGCTCTGGGTGACAACATCAACGGCCAGCCCGTGAACTACAAGGTCTACATGGCGAAAGACGTTAACGCATTTGCCATGGCAAACGGCTGTATTCGCGTCTACAGCGGGCTGATGGACATGATGAACGACAACGAAGTTGAAGCGGTCATCGGTCATGAAATGGGTCACGTTGCACTCGGCCACGTGAAAAAAGGGATGCAGGTTGCGCTGGGCACCAACGCCGTTCGCGCGGCAGCGGCCTCCGCAGGTGGGATTGTCGGCAGCCTGTCCCAGTCTCAGTTGGGCGATATGGGTGAAAAACTGGTCAACTCTCAGTTCTCTCAGCGTCAGGAATCCGAGGCCGATGACTACTCCTACGACTTGTTGCGCAAACGCGGCATTAATCCGTCAGGGTTAGCCACCAGCTTCGAAAAACTGGCAAAACAGGAAGCGGGACGCCAAAGCTCAATGTTTGACGATCACCCAGCGTCAGAAGAACGCGCACAGCATATTCGCGATCGTATGGCGGCAGACGGAATTAAATAA
- a CDS encoding OprD family outer membrane porin, which yields MKKQLSLVALSLFAALPAFASQQSDSQGFIDDSHLDLFLRNAYISRDYHQGQQDKAEWGQGIVATFASGYTEGLVGFGVDGIAQYGVRLDGGRGKSGAGGIDFFKQEDDGRAKSDLAKFGATAKMRISSTVLSYGNQRPELPIVNADSSRLLFESYTGTMLTSKEIDGLEVNAGYFTDEQRKSDDRHDSGLKSLSFGGASYQFNDQFSGALYASHVEEVMNKQYLGMNFKQPFSTGQQLVLDFNGYNSRLDQGYADSLDTGRSNTIWSMAASYIWDIHTFKVAYQQSSGSTGYHYGSYRDQGGVGDGGNTIWLANSYWSDFNGEDERSWQASYGLDFAGLGLPGLSWTTAYVRGDNIKTSETSNGKEHEWFNQVQYQVQDGPAKDLKLKLRYSVLRVSSNASDYNVGGDEIRVYVEYPFNVF from the coding sequence GTGAAAAAACAATTATCGTTAGTTGCTTTAAGTTTATTTGCCGCATTACCCGCGTTTGCAAGCCAACAATCAGACAGCCAGGGTTTTATTGACGACAGCCATCTGGATCTGTTTTTACGTAATGCGTATATCAGCCGCGATTATCATCAGGGCCAGCAGGATAAAGCTGAATGGGGTCAGGGCATCGTCGCCACATTTGCATCTGGATACACCGAAGGCCTGGTCGGCTTTGGCGTCGATGGAATTGCACAGTACGGCGTACGCCTTGATGGTGGCCGTGGTAAGAGCGGCGCAGGCGGTATCGACTTTTTCAAACAGGAAGACGATGGCCGTGCGAAATCCGATCTGGCGAAATTTGGCGCGACCGCCAAAATGCGCATCTCCAGTACCGTGCTGAGCTACGGTAACCAGCGTCCTGAACTTCCGATTGTGAATGCCGACAGCTCCCGCCTGCTGTTTGAAAGCTATACCGGGACGATGCTGACCTCGAAAGAGATAGACGGGCTGGAAGTCAATGCGGGTTACTTCACTGACGAACAACGCAAAAGCGACGACCGCCACGACAGCGGCCTGAAAAGCCTCTCCTTCGGCGGCGCGAGCTATCAGTTCAATGACCAGTTCAGCGGCGCGCTTTACGCTTCTCACGTTGAAGAGGTAATGAACAAGCAGTATCTGGGCATGAACTTCAAACAGCCGTTCAGCACCGGGCAACAGCTGGTTCTCGACTTTAACGGCTACAACTCACGTCTGGATCAGGGTTACGCTGACAGCCTCGATACGGGTCGCAGCAACACCATCTGGAGCATGGCGGCGAGCTATATCTGGGATATTCATACCTTTAAGGTGGCGTATCAGCAAAGCAGCGGCAGCACCGGTTACCACTATGGCAGCTATCGCGATCAGGGCGGCGTGGGTGACGGTGGTAATACCATCTGGCTTGCGAACTCTTACTGGTCTGATTTTAACGGTGAAGACGAACGCTCATGGCAGGCATCTTACGGGCTGGACTTCGCCGGACTCGGCTTACCGGGTCTGAGCTGGACCACCGCATACGTGCGCGGCGACAACATAAAAACCTCTGAAACCAGCAACGGTAAAGAGCATGAGTGGTTTAACCAGGTTCAGTACCAGGTGCAGGATGGCCCGGCGAAAGATCTGAAACTGAAACTGCGCTACTCCGTACTGCGCGTGTCCAGTAACGCCAGTGATTACAACGTGGGCGGGGACGAAATCCGCGTCTATGTGGAATACCCGTTTAACGTGTTTTAA
- the speB gene encoding agmatinase, which yields MSTLGHQYDNSLVSNAFGFLRLPMNFQPYDSDADWVITGVPFDMATSGRAGGRHGPAAIRQVSTNLAWEHNRFPWNFDMRERLNVVDCGDLVYAFGDAREMSEKLQAHAEKLLAAGKRMLSFGGDHFVTLPLLRAHAKHFGKMALVHFDAHTDTYANGCEFDHGTMFFTAPNEGLIDPNHSVQIGIRTEFDKDNGFTVLDAGQVNDRGVDDIIAQVKQIVGDMPVYLTFDIDCLDPAFAPGTGTPVIGGLTSDRAIKLVRGLKDLNIVGMDVVEVAPAYDQSEITALAAATLALEMLYIQAAKKGE from the coding sequence ATGAGCACTTTAGGTCATCAGTACGATAACTCTCTGGTATCTAACGCGTTTGGTTTTTTACGCCTTCCGATGAACTTCCAGCCGTACGACAGTGATGCTGACTGGGTTATCACCGGCGTGCCGTTTGATATGGCCACCTCTGGCCGTGCGGGTGGTCGTCATGGCCCGGCAGCTATCCGTCAGGTATCGACTAACCTGGCCTGGGAGCACAATCGCTTCCCGTGGAACTTCGACATGCGTGAGCGCCTGAACGTGGTTGACTGCGGTGACCTGGTGTACGCCTTTGGCGATGCGCGTGAAATGAGCGAAAAACTCCAGGCGCACGCCGAGAAACTGCTGGCTGCCGGTAAACGTATGCTCTCCTTCGGTGGTGACCATTTCGTGACTCTGCCATTGCTGCGTGCGCACGCGAAACACTTCGGTAAAATGGCGCTGGTTCACTTTGATGCACATACCGACACCTACGCGAACGGCTGTGAATTCGATCACGGCACCATGTTCTTCACCGCGCCAAACGAAGGCCTGATCGATCCGAACCACTCTGTACAGATCGGTATTCGTACTGAGTTCGATAAAGACAATGGCTTCACCGTGCTGGATGCCGGCCAGGTTAACGATCGTGGCGTTGACGACATCATCGCGCAGGTGAAGCAGATCGTCGGTGATATGCCTGTTTATCTGACTTTCGACATCGACTGCCTGGATCCGGCATTTGCTCCGGGTACCGGTACGCCGGTGATTGGCGGCCTGACGTCTGACCGTGCCATCAAACTGGTGCGTGGCCTGAAAGATTTGAACATCGTGGGTATGGATGTGGTGGAAGTTGCGCCTGCGTACGATCAATCCGAAATCACAGCCCTGGCTGCTGCGACGCTGGCACTGGAAATGCTCTATATCCAGGCGGCGAAAAAAGGCGAGTAA
- the speA gene encoding biosynthetic arginine decarboxylase, with translation MSDDMSSFSPSSAGEQGVLRSMQEVAMSSEEASKMLRTYNIAWWGNNYYDVNELGHISVCPDPDVPEARVDLAKLVKAREAQGQRLPALFCFPQILQHRLRSINAAFKRARESYGYKGDYFLVYPIKVNQHRRVIESLIHSGEPLGLEAGSKAELMAVLAHAGMTRSVIVCNGYKDREYIRLALIGEKMGHKVYLVIEKMSEIAIVLEEAERLNVIPRLGVRARLASQGSGKWQSSGGEKSKFGLAANQVLQLVEILRERGRLDSIQLLHFHLGSQMANIRDIATGVRESARFYVELHKLGVNIQCFDVGGGLGVDYEGTRSQSDCSVNYGLNEYANNIIWAIGDACEENGLPHPTVITESGRAVTAHHTVLVSNIIGVERSEITEATPPADDAPRSLQSMWETWQEMHEPGTRRSLREWLHDSQMDLHDIHVGYSSGTFSLQERAWAEQLYLNMCHEVQKQLDPSNRAHRPIIDELQERMADKIYVNFSLFQSMPDAWGIDQLFPVLPLEGLNHAPERRAVLLDITCDSDGAIDHYVDGDGIATTMPMPEYDPENPPMLGFFMVGAYQEILGNMHNLFGDTEAVDVFVFPDGSVEVELSDEGDTVADMLEYVQLDPKKLLIQFRDQVKNTGLDDALQQQFLEEFEAGLYGYTYLEDE, from the coding sequence ATGTCTGACGACATGTCTTCTTTTTCGCCTTCGTCAGCGGGCGAACAGGGTGTACTACGTTCTATGCAGGAGGTTGCGATGAGCTCCGAGGAAGCCAGCAAGATGCTGCGCACTTACAATATTGCCTGGTGGGGCAATAACTACTACGACGTCAACGAACTGGGCCACATCAGCGTTTGCCCGGATCCCGACGTCCCTGAAGCGCGCGTGGATCTCGCCAAGCTGGTCAAAGCCCGCGAAGCACAGGGCCAGCGTTTGCCTGCACTGTTCTGCTTCCCGCAGATCCTGCAACATCGTCTGCGTTCTATTAACGCCGCGTTCAAGCGCGCGCGTGAATCCTACGGCTACAAAGGCGACTATTTCCTGGTTTACCCGATCAAGGTGAACCAGCATCGCCGCGTCATTGAATCCTTGATCCACTCTGGCGAACCGCTGGGGCTGGAAGCCGGTTCAAAAGCGGAGCTGATGGCTGTACTGGCGCACGCGGGGATGACCCGCTCAGTGATCGTCTGTAATGGCTATAAAGACCGTGAATACATTCGTCTGGCGCTGATTGGCGAGAAGATGGGCCACAAGGTCTATCTGGTTATCGAAAAGATGTCCGAAATCGCTATCGTGCTGGAAGAAGCCGAGCGTCTGAACGTGATCCCACGCCTTGGCGTGCGTGCACGTCTGGCCTCTCAGGGTTCCGGTAAATGGCAGTCCTCCGGCGGCGAAAAATCCAAATTCGGCCTGGCGGCAAACCAGGTGCTGCAACTGGTGGAGATCCTGCGTGAGCGCGGTCGTCTGGACAGCATTCAGTTGCTGCACTTCCACCTTGGTTCGCAGATGGCCAACATTCGCGATATCGCAACAGGTGTACGTGAGTCGGCGCGTTTTTACGTTGAGCTGCATAAGCTTGGCGTGAATATTCAGTGCTTCGACGTGGGCGGCGGCCTGGGTGTGGACTATGAAGGTACGCGTTCGCAGTCTGACTGTTCCGTAAACTACGGTCTGAACGAATACGCTAACAACATCATCTGGGCGATTGGTGATGCCTGTGAAGAGAACGGCCTGCCGCACCCAACGGTGATCACCGAGTCTGGCCGTGCAGTCACCGCGCACCATACGGTGCTGGTGTCCAACATTATTGGTGTTGAACGCAGCGAAATCACCGAAGCGACGCCTCCGGCAGACGATGCCCCACGTTCCCTGCAAAGCATGTGGGAAACCTGGCAGGAGATGCACGAGCCGGGCACGCGCCGTTCACTGCGCGAATGGCTGCATGACAGCCAGATGGATCTGCACGACATTCACGTCGGCTATTCTTCAGGCACCTTTAGCTTGCAGGAGCGCGCGTGGGCAGAGCAGCTCTATCTGAACATGTGCCATGAAGTGCAGAAACAGCTCGACCCGAGCAACCGCGCGCACCGTCCGATTATCGATGAGTTGCAGGAACGTATGGCGGATAAGATTTACGTCAACTTCTCGCTGTTCCAGTCGATGCCGGATGCATGGGGTATTGATCAGCTGTTCCCGGTACTGCCGCTGGAAGGGCTGAACCACGCCCCGGAACGCCGTGCGGTGCTGCTGGATATCACCTGTGACTCAGACGGTGCCATCGATCACTATGTGGATGGTGACGGTATCGCGACCACGATGCCAATGCCGGAATACGACCCGGAGAACCCACCAATGCTGGGCTTCTTTATGGTCGGGGCGTACCAGGAGATCCTCGGTAACATGCACAACCTGTTCGGCGATACCGAAGCGGTGGACGTGTTTGTCTTCCCTGACGGCAGCGTGGAAGTTGAGCTGTCCGATGAGGGTGACACCGTGGCGGACATGCTGGAATACGTTCAGTTGGATCCGAAAAAACTGCTTATCCAGTTCCGCGATCAGGTGAAAAACACCGGTCTGGACGACGCCTTGCAGCAGCAGTTCCTGGAAGAGTTTGAAGCGGGTCTGTACGGGTACACTTACCTGGAAGACGAGTAA
- the yqgB gene encoding acid stress response protein YqgB has protein sequence MNKKPVARSGFQHTMLENGAVYGLLSPYNAAIVVNCFTLITKS, from the coding sequence ATGAATAAGAAACCGGTCGCACGGTCAGGATTTCAGCATACTATGCTGGAAAACGGAGCCGTTTATGGGTTGTTATCGCCGTATAACGCTGCGATAGTAGTCAACTGTTTTACACTTATTACAAAGAGTTGA